Proteins co-encoded in one Theileria equi strain WA chromosome 3, complete sequence genomic window:
- a CDS encoding signal peptide-containing protein (encoded by transcript BEWA_002860A), translated as MKMMTLLFCIFHFFMNIISCNPTEPILIKYILDLSEIQPGTLVHSYSYGGVEYSSYRPNFDGKFVKVTDGDIDLWDSAGGGTCLEAWTHTLDNCTLLRLVITLLDGINRFFFVEKVNGTWNQVDSAYYANKIEAMLKNSSDSVMIDVGNPDYTTCEVIRFSKYNISNFVGYPLASFKPRRLMYNNFLIWESDDYYCTHFALAVADQKAIAEIHIEDDNKLPVKLYFSFFGTGWIRASRDEFLIWNSMIIAEVTKKDMKKQRYMPIDIDGRVDSKNALVSMYRLDMTPVIDIKPSPKLIVNAITSMNEPIWKAGEDERCLNVKKIICPNGLSIIALTIKDFTGYQRKYFQRRDFYEPMSEEEYNAQVSLISNSGIKKDS; from the coding sequence atgaaaatgatgacTTTGTTGTTCtgtattttccatttcttcatGAACATTATTTCATGTAATCCTACTGAGCCCATTTTAATCAAGTACATACTCGATCTTTCAGAAATACAGCCCGGCACTCTGGTTCATAGTTACAGCTATGGCGGAGTAGAGTATTCCTCATACCGCCCTAACTTTGATGGGAAGTTTGTCAAGGTGACGGACGGAGATATCGACCTGTGGGATTCAGCAGGAGGTGGAACCTGCTTAGAAGCTTGGACACACACCTTAGATAATTGCACTCTGCTTCGTTTAGTAATCACTCTTTTAGACGGTATAAAcagattcttctttgtTGAGAAGGTTAATGGAACGTGGAATCAAGTTGACTCTGCATATTACGCGAACAAAATTGAAGCTATGCTTAAGAATTCCTCTGATAGCGTAATGATCGATGTCGGAAATCCAGATTATACAACGTGTGAAGTTATTAGATTTTCAAAGTATAACATCTCGAATTTTGTGGGCTATCCACTCGCAAGTTTCAAGCCCAGAAGATTGATGTACAATAACTTTCTAATTTGGGAATCAGACGATTACTATTGCACGCATTTTGCCCTGGCAGTTGCTGACCAAAAGGCTATAGCTGAGATTCATATCGAGGACGATAACAAATTGCCCGTAAAATTGTACTTTTCGTTCTTTGGAACCGGATGGATTCGTGCTTCTCGCGATGAGTTTCTCATATGGAACAGTATGATTATCGCCGAAGTGACTAAAAAGGACATGAAGAAACAACGTTACATGCCAATTGACATCGATGGAAGGGTAGATTCCAAAAATGCCTTAGTTTCCATGTATCGTTTGGATATGACTCCTGTGATTGACATCAAGCCGTCCCCAAAGCTTATAGTAAACGCCATTACCAGTATGAACGAGCCAATTTGGAAAGCTGGGGAAGATGAGAGATGTCTGAATGTGAAAAAGATTATTTGTCCCAACGGACTGTCGATCATTGCTCTCACTATCAAGGACTTTACTGGATACCAGAGAAAGTACTTTCAGAGAAGGGACTTTTACGAACCTATGAGTGAGGAGGAGTATAATGCCCAAGTTTCACTCATCTCCAATTCTGGGATCAAGAAAGATTCTTAA
- a CDS encoding hypothetical protein (encoded by transcript BEWA_002870A), whose amino-acid sequence MPRPEKQFLNTGLADECTGGNKCTRNCQCGNCNPRGVGACKPNLCTSTNCQCCKDNDGGAISSFNTFTSQFLMIILAFTGDGYLKTYSKYEHDRSKWPTKDCGFFKSLGYWTWNGMKVACKSVKSSFTTNVRCKVLGKSEALLIVYEDTPPEDDDPFFDLPFIKKKEEVECTPYPFVPPY is encoded by the exons ATGCCTAGACCAGAAAAAcaatttttaaatacaGGGTTGGCAGACG AATGCACCGGAGGAAACAAATGTACCCGAAACTGTCAATGCGGCAACTGCAATCCTAGAGGAGTAGGAGCCTGTAAACCCAACCTATGTACATCTACTAACTGccaatgctgtaaagaCAATGATGGTGGTGCTATCTCCTCTTTCAACACATTTACTTCACAATTCTTAATGATCATCTTGGCCTTTACCGGAGATGGTTATTTGAAGACttactccaagtatgagcatgatcGTAGTAAATGGCCAACTAAAGACTGTGGGTTCTTTAAGTCCTTAGGATACTGGACAtggaatggaatgaaggtGGCATGCAAGAGTGTTAAGTCCTCCTTTACCACTAATGTCAGATGCAAGGTCttgggtaaatcagaggcCCTACTCATTGTTTatgaagatactccacCTGAGGACGACGATCCCTTTTTTGATCTACCATTCATtaagaagaaagaagaggtCGAATGCACACCATATCCTTTTGTGCCTCCTTACtaa
- a CDS encoding signal peptide-containing protein (encoded by transcript BEWA_002880A), whose product MKVLAVLWTVCLVRLSYCGGDGGKGGLKEAEKQTPSTHAQNQPQEQQKEQNLQPIPQGVQGKPAAPVTKSAGQRVTLDLSKPDETKVDIVKASKNGVEKKTYYPKKGNPILHQVVDDQSSIWSASGREIYVFVQSHTKGNSSILAIYADVGSFKYKKEYFEKTADGWVSIDKEDYDKKFVEMGCPKRSRIKKLLGSY is encoded by the coding sequence ATGAAGGTTCTAGCAGTACTATGGACGGTATGTTTGGTAAGACTGAGTTACTGTGGAGGTGATGGTGGCAAAGGAGGACTAAAGGAAGCAGAGAAACAGACTCCTTCTACACATGCTCAGAATCAACCACAAGAACAACAGAAGGAACAAAATCTTCAACCTATTCCACAAGGTGTTCAGGGTAAACCAGCAGCTCCGGTTACTAAGTCAGCTGGACAAAGAGTTACTCTGGATCTTTCAAAACCAGATGAAACAAAAGTAGACATTGTCAAGGCTAGTAAGAATGGAGTGGAGAAGAAGACTTATTACCCAAAGAAAGGTAATCCTATCCTCCATCAAGTTGTTGACGACCAGAGTTCTATATGGAGCGCTTCTGGAAGGGAAATATATGTATTCGTACAATCTCATACAAAGGGAAATTCCTCTATACTTGCCATTTATGCAGATGTCGGCTCCTTCAAATACAAAAAGgagtactttgagaagactgCTGATGGCTGGGTCTCTATTGATAAGGAAGATTATGATAAGAAATTTGTTGAAATGGGATGCCCTAAAAGGAGTCGTATCAAAAAGCTCCTAGGATCCTACTAA
- a CDS encoding helicase family member protein (encoded by transcript BEWA_002890A), with amino-acid sequence MNLDSIKIPLHKDKQCTGVKQNEGDSELTVVSIFAKKVENHAQSLNGNDIDNFASGKMQSELKGNDNATHTDKQTKKRRKLKQRQLSNESQSSDSDSPPTPHETKEEVRQQKEEARQRRHIMANLEALELSFKVSQAVLATLSSGMCLDANSSETNVLSNSIVSGSCRFTQSFGDLSIFERAPMFSKLKIYQKCGVHWLALLHSVENANGILADEMGLGKTAQTCVFLSWLYMLEDLHSSLIIVPTTILDSWVSELERWAPNLAGKIIKYHGTQNVRFKIADQVLERVEDGESLIIVSTLGTLSSKEDIRIFRELNEFEYLIVDEAHALKNSETIAYRRLNNSFNITHRLLLTGTPVQNRSDELCNLLQFAMPDVFDQARVEEGIRYLAENEEDAIDMRPSLKDYLRGIKSHFRFTKSLDTTSMSKSSIDEGSVAAINSIGIENRKLRRLDSVDTPKNESETPLTQNEAKTELEGVKMENVADTQSIPLELRILQGLVAPFILRRLKRAVIHELPPKYTHIVKCKMTETQHKLYQSEVDLRVQSNKNESALRSICSGFLASMDVQSTEAQNIQPMQDEGYLESTKDTKTPDETESSDFNLRRDDSFIKSLIFRLRRICNHPLLVQGCFYDEDKMKVIVDHFASKVEGFCETTRERVDKEIRNWCDFEVHRAIRGIVEAGDKALAHLQIPPEMFLQSAKVLQLFEIINDEEKVLVFSQFTTYLDVIEECLAINGNVQFLRLDGALPAKDRRDVVNRFVDDPKVKVLLISTKAGGLGLNLTVAKTVVLMDQDWNPHNDAQAEDRAHRIGQTKPVHVHRLCCENSVEEYILECCKRKLRLDDAFGGKMHEG; translated from the exons ATGAACTTGGACTCCATCAAGATTCCGCTTCATAAAGACAAACAGTGCACAGGTGTTAAACAAAATGAAGGTGATAGTGAACTTACGGTGGTATCTATATTCGCAAAGAAGGTAGAAAATCATGCTCAATCTTTGAATGGTAATGATATTGACAACTTTGCATCAGGCAAAATGCAGTCAGAGCTAAAGGGAAATGATAATGCCACTCATACAGataaacaaacaaagaAACGTAGGAAATTGAAACAAAGACAACTGTCAAATG AATCGCAATCTTCTGACTCTGATTCCCCTCCAACTCCACATGAGACTAAAGAGGAAGTAAGACAGCAAAAGGAGGAAGCACGGCAAAGAAGACACATTATGGCAAACTTGGAGGCTTTGGAATTAAGTTTCAAGGTTTCACAGGCAGTTTTGGCTACTCTTTCATCTGGAATGTGCTTGGATGCGAATTCTTCCGAGACAAACGTGTTGTCTAATTCAATAGTCAGTGGAAGTTGCAGATTTACACAGTCATTTGGAGATTTGAGTATATTTGAAAGGGCTCCAATGTTTTCAAAActtaaaatttatcaaaaatgtGGAGTTCATTGGTTGGCATTGCTTCATTCCGTGGAGAATGCAAACGGTATATTGGCAGATGAAATGGGATTGGGTAAAACAGCCCAAACATGTGTGTTTTTAAGTTGGTTGTACATGTTGGAAGATTTACACTCATCATTAATCATAGTACCCACGACTATTTTAGATTCATGGGTATCTGAGCTTGAGAGGTGGGCTCCAAATTTAGCTGGAAAAATAATAAAGTATCATGGAACCCAAAATGTTCGTTTCAAGATTGCAGATCAGGTACTTGAAAGAGTAGAAGATGGTGAATCTCTCATTATTGTATCAACACTTGGGACATTATCTTCAAAGGAGGACATTCGGATATTCCGTGAATTAAACGAATTCGAGTACCTTATAGTGGATGAGGCACATGCCCTCAAAAACTCAGAAACCATTGCCTATAGGAGATTAAATAACTCTTTTAATATCACACACAGATTGCTACTCACAGGAACACCGGTACAAAATAGGTCAGACGAACTTTGTAATTTGCTCCAGTTTGCAATGCCTGATGTATTTGATCAAGCAAGGGTAGAAGAGGGTATTAGGTATCTCGCagagaatgaggaagatgCGATCGATATGCGTCCCAGTCTTAAAGACTATTTACGCGGTATAAAATCGCATTTTAGGTTTACAAAGTCTCTAGATACGACCTCTATGTCGAAATCATCAATAGACGAGGGTTCTGTAGCAGCAATAAACTCCATTGGTATAgaaaatcgcaaattaAGACGATTAGACTCTGTAGACACaccaaagaatgaatcAGAAACTCCATTGACCCAAAATGAAGCAAAGACAGAACTAGAGGGTGtcaaaatggagaatgtagCTGATACTCAGTCAATACCACTTGAACTCCGTATTCTTCAGGGTCTTGTTGcaccattcatcctcagaaGGCTTAAGCGCGCGGTTATTCATGAATTGCCTCCAAAGTATACTCACATTGTAAAGTGTAAAATGACCGAAACACAGCACAAGCTCTATCAAAGTGAGGTGGATTTGCGGGTTCAATCAAACAAAAATGAATCGGCTCTGCGTTCAATTTGTAGTGGATTTTTGGCTTCTATGGATGTGCAGTCTACGGAGGCACAGAATATCCAACCCATGCAAGATGAAGGATATCTAGAGTCTACGAAAGATACAAAGACCCCAGACGAGACAGAATCATCTGATTTCAATCTCAGGCGTGACGATTCATTCATAAAATCATTAATCTTCCGATTGAGAAGGATTTGTAACCATCCACTTTTGGTACAAGGATGTTTTTATGATGAAGACAAGATGAAAGTTATTGTAGACCATTTTGCTTCAAAAGTTGAAGGTTTTTGTGAAACAACCCGTGAAAGAGTAGACAAGGAGATTAGGAATTGGTGTGACTTTGAAGTTCATAGAGCCATCAGAGGTATAGTGGAGGCTGGAGATAAAGCACTTGCACATCTCCAGATACCCCCTGAAATGTTTTTGCAATCTGCAAAAGTTTTGCAATTGTTTGAGATcataaatgatgaagaaaaagtTCTTGTATTTTCTCAATTTACCACTTACTTGGATGTTATAGAGGAATGCTTAGCCATAAATGGAAACGTGCAGTTTTTGCGTCTAGACGGGGCTCTACCGGCCAAAGATCGTAGAGATGTTGTTAATCGTTTTGTTGATGATCCAAAAGTCAAGGTTCTCCTAATATCTACGAAAGCTGGTGGATTAGGTCTAAATTTGACTGTAGCAAAGACAGTTGTTCTTATGGACCAGGATTGGAATCCACATAATGATGCACAGGCAGAAGATAGGGCACACAGAATTGGTCAAACAAAACCTGTACATGTGCACAGATTGTGCTGTGAAAATTctgtggaagaatatattcttgaGTGCTGCAAACGGAAGTTACGGCTAGATGACGCATTTGGAGGAAAAATGCACGAAGGATAA
- a CDS encoding chaperonin containing t-complex protein 1, gamma subunit, putative (encoded by transcript BEWA_002900A) yields MMQQQPTVLVFKPTVRKESDRKAQLATIQASKALSEIVRTTLGPRSMLKMLLDPMGGIVITNDGNSILREIDVANPAAKSLIELSRSQDEEVGDGTTSCVILCGQFLANAEPLLTREIHPTVIVSGYMEALEDALAVLEDISVKIDLNDREGVKSVIESCLETKFSSRWGPLVSELALQAVTKVKVTGADGRNTIDVKRYAKVEKIPGGFLEDSCVLDGVIIAKDVTHAKMARRIENPRVLILDCTLEYKKGESQTIVDITDEAGWTKLLEQEEQEVQKMCQNIISTGCNVVVTEKGVSDLAQHFLSRANISCLRRVRKTDANRLAKVTGATIVNRTEEAMSQDVGNNCGLFEVRKIGDEYYSYFVNCKDPKACSIVLRGSSKDVLNEMERNLHDAMNVCRNILLDGKLLPGGGASELEVSTVLSRKLEEKTGLKRWAYRTAAKAFEVIPRTLAQNCGANPVKVVTELLSLHASGESNMGIDGETGEVCNVMKRKIYDTFAVKSQVFKSAIEAACMLLRIDIIVSGIGKRGEPGADEKVAINEEALEA; encoded by the exons ATGATGCAACAACAGCCGACAGTTTTGGTCTTTAAGCCCACAGTTCGCAAGGAAAGCGACAGGAAGGCACAGTTAGCAACTATCCAAGCATCCAAGGCACTTAGTGAGATTGTCAGGACAACACTAGGACCACGGTCCATGCTAAAGATGCTTCTAGATCCAATGGGTGGTATCGTAATCACCAACGATGGGAATTCGATACTCAGAGAG ATTGATGTCGCAAACCCAGCTGCAAAATCTTTAATTGAGCTTAGTCGTTCACAAGACGAAGAAGTCGGTGATGGAACAACCAGTTGTGTTATACTCTGTGGCCAATTTTTGGCGAATGCGGAACCTCTTTTGACTCGTGAAATTCATCCAACTGTTATAGTTTCGGGTTATATGGAGGCCTTAGAAGATGCCCTTGCTGTTTTAGAGGACATATCTGTCAAGATAGATTTGAATGATAGAGAGGGAGTAAAGAGCGTGATAGAATCATGCCTTGAAACCAAGTTTTCATCTCGCTGGGGACCTCTAGTTAGTGAACTTGCTTTACAAGCTGTTACAAAGGTAAAGGTAACAGGTGCTGATGGAAGAAATACCATTGATGTTAAAAGGTACGCCAAGGTAGAAAAGATACCTGGAGGCTTTTTGGAAGATTCTTGCGTACTTGACGGCGTTATAATCGCTAAAGATGTAACTCATGCTAAAATGGCTAGAAGAATTGAGAATCCACGGGTCCTAATATTGGACTGTACATTGGAGTATAAAAAGGGAGAATCACAAACGATTGTTGATATAACAGATGAAGCTGGTTGGACAAAACTGTTGGAGCAGGAAGAGCAAGAAGTACAAAAAATGTGTCAAAATATTATAAGCACCGGATGTAACGTTGTTGTTACAGAGAAGGGGGTATCTGATTTAGCTCAACACTTTTTAAGCAGAGCAAATATAAGTTGCTTGCGTAGAGTACGCAAGACCGATGCCAATAGACTTGCAAAAGTAACTGGAGCAACGATTGTAAACAGAACTGAAGAGGCAATGAGCCAAGATGTGGGTAATAATTGTGGCTTATTTGAGGTCAGAAAAATTGGTGATGAGTATTACTCTTACTTTGTAAATTGTAAAGATCCAAAGGCATGCTCTATAGTTCTCCGGGGATCTTCTAAGGACGTGTTAAATGAGATGGAGAGGAACCTCCATGACGCAATGAATGTCTGCAGAAACATTCTACTTGACGGTAAACTCCTTCCGGGTGGTGGAGCATCTGAACTCGAGGTTTCAACTGTCTTGTCCAGAAAGTTGGAAGAGAAAACAGGGTTGAAGCGCTGGGCATATCGTACTGCAGCAAAGGCCTTTGAGGTTATACCAAGGACTTTGGCTCAAAATTGCGGAGCAAATCCCGTGAAAGTTGTAACAGAGCTACTATCTTTACACGCTAGTGGAGAGTCCAACATGGGAATTGATGGTGAAACTGGTGAAGTTTGCAATGTCATGAAGAGAAAGATCTACGATACATTCGCAGTAAAGTCACAAGTCTTCAAAAGTGCTATAGAAGCG GCGTGTATGCTTCTGAGAATCGATATCATTGTTAGTGGAATCGGAAAACGTGGAGAACCTGGCGCTGATGAGAAGGTTGCCATCAATGAAGAGGCACTTGAAGCGTAG
- a CDS encoding hypothetical protein (encoded by transcript BEWA_002910A) yields the protein MLKFLFTCAFLHLFPSNCSGPKKSITVDISETPPNEIRLYSMRFGILGSAWKIKPEYDDKYKIGKVVDGKVIIKEDSELLEYRNLIIVYNPSGTTYLGINSTYNIPGISLGVSLRTSGPKGPMKYTEVEEFIGFVELNYFRDTVSKVNRDVSSAQQTSSQCSSGSTLCSSLETKTNYKRFKRKCISLDLEKPLDINSVVAMYIDDNQTKNYFIPNIYNTDLVICKIYLKDCVIDDACENLLDKTVSVSNDNISVDKIMKDGRRIITTFQMGDPIVMIEDKTIYLL from the coding sequence atgttaaaatttttattcaCCTGCGCATTCTTGCATTTATTTCCGTCCAATTGTTCAGGTCCGAAGAAGAGTATTACCGTTGATATTTCAGAAACTCCGCCAAATGAGATCCGGCTTTATTCCATGAGATTTGGAATTCTAGGTTCTGCTTGGAAGATAAAACCTGAATACGATGACAAATACAAGATTGGAaaagttgtggatggtaAGGTTATTATTAAGGAAGATTCAGAGCTGTTGGAGTACAGGAACCTGATTATAGTTTATAATCCCAGTGGGACAACGTACTTGGGAATTAACAGTACTTACAACATTCCTGGTATTTCTCTTGGGGTGAGTTTACGAACTTCGGGGCCAAAAGGGCCTATGAAGTACACTGAAGTAGAGGAATTCATTGGGTTTGTAGAACTAAATTACTTCAGGGATACCGTTTCTAAAGTTAATAGGGACGTTTCATCTGCACAGCAGACTTCATCACAATGCTCTTCAGGTTCAACTCTTTGTTCTTCCCTAGAGACTAAAACAAATTACAAGAGGTTTAAACGGAAATGCATAAGTTTGGATTTAGAAAAACCATTGGATATTAATTCAGTAGTAGCCATGTACATTGATGACAATCAGACCAAAAACTACTTCATTCcaaacatttacaacaCGGACCTTGtcatttgtaaaatatacttGAAAGATTGTGTTATTGATGATGCATGCGAAAATCTACTCGACAAGACGGTGTCCGTCAGCAATGACAACATCTCAGTGGATAAAATAATGAAGGATGGGAGACGAATAATCACCACATTTCAGATGGGTGATCCCATTGTTATGATTGAAGACAAGACGATTTATTTACTTTGA
- a CDS encoding hypothetical protein (encoded by transcript BEWA_002920A), translated as MNVKSQLCLLFIAKCSNGPHLHKLRGKTQNEGIYASSCLEGPADSDAPGKDSSNLSIEEQLRELEEEKAVYNRLQRMVRRSADMELPKTTVTTQSVYPPVDMDRVKPLETPSANLSYKPIRPEMNANTTEEFLPSVIQMPVCKNVEGIKTSFKIKDYTQDDKKPMDVWLVEVNNRRAARGLPKVTPDDEEYKKELEEVMKEKEEKWKDLFKFPDPDEIEKTFYRNLKRNSKGYAIFKKEDIDKFSYEEVKEELRNRGFRTAGDEEMVRERLEMALEEEDDEWRYKHIVSQPLNKDNQNLSKYARDRLANIDRMLNVIEETGYGGDLAMMLTRLRMRTELIEFREDPVGYLNLDIEEDTEDLSDAEIEKIKNAPVIYDTYFFNEMNKPETQLPDLIRPTFNLQEDTRHSVPNRTQMDEPEIAEMKKQYLTIAGGIHEQTLPEIAERFEVPVNFLGDACCRLGAHAPVSKELPLRALISYSAIWDLLQFLNIADGMEVELLYAPFEMEEIAKRLEVDIEDIIAACEALEIKLPFEMETRLNLHCLAAVEIVIKKWKREKEKDKEPVVVE; from the exons ATGAACGTTAAATCGCAACTATGTCTACtatttatcgcaaaatgTTCCAATGGCCCACATTTGCATAAATTGAGGGGAAAGACACAAAATGAAGGGATTTACGCAAGTTCTTGCCTGGAAGGTCCCGCTGATTCCG ACGCCCCTGGCAAAGATTCCAGCAACTTGTCGATTGAGGAACAG CTCAGAGaactggaagaagaaaaggcGGTTTACAATCGCTTACAGCGTATGGTCAGACGGAGCGCGGATATGGAACTTCCAAAAACTACGGTAACAACACAATCGGTGTATCCCCCAGTTGATATGGACAGAGTCAAACCCCTTGAGACTCCATCTGCAAATTTGAGTTACAAGCCTATAAGACCTGAAATGAATGCCAACACTACGGAGGAATTCCTACCTAGTGTAATTCAAATGCCAGTATGCAAGAATGTGGAGGGGATAAAAACATCGTTCAAGATTAAAGACTATACTCAGGATGACAAAAAACCTATGGACGTTTGGTTGGTTGAGGTAAATAACAGGAGAGCTGCAAGAGGGCTTCCAAAGGTAACTCCTGATGAcgaagaatataaaaaggaACTTGAAGAAGTGatgaaggaaaaggaagaaaaatggaaggatTTATTCAAATTCCCGGATCCAGATGAAATTGAAAAGACTTTTTACAGAAATCTAAAAAGGAACAGCAAGGGGTATGCAATTTTCAAGAAGGAGGATATAGACAAATTCTCTTATGAAGAAGTTAAGGAGGAGTTACGGAACAGAGGTTTTCGTACAGctggagatgaagaaatggTTCGTGAAAG GCTTGAAATGGCTctggaggaagaagacgaTGAATGGAGATACAAGCACATTGTTTCGCAACCTCTTAACAAGGATAATCAAAATTTATCCAAATATGCACGGGATAGATTGGCTAATATAGATAGAATGCTTAATGTAATTGAGGAAACAGGTTATGGAGGTGATTTGGCAATGATGTTAACGAGACTTAGAATGAGGACTGAACTTATCGAATTTAGGGAAGATCCG GTTGGCTATCTGAATCTTGACATAGAAGAGGACACAGAAGATTTGAGTGATGCGGAAattgaaaaaattaaaaatgcACCGGTAATCTACGACACTTACTTTTTCAATGAAATGAATAAGCCAG AAACGCAATTACCGGACTTGATAAGACCAACATTCAATCTCCAAGAGGATACAAGACACTCCGTACCGAACAGAACTCAGATGGACGAACCAGAAATCGCAGAAATGAAAAAACAGTACCTAACTATTGCTGGTGGCATACATGAGCAAACACTCCCAGAAATAGCTGAAAGATTTGAAGTTCCCGTAAACTTTCTAGGTGATGCATGCTGTAGACTGGGTGCCCATGCACCTGTATCCAAGGAATTACCCCTAAGAGCTTTAATTTCGTACAGTGCCATCTGGGATCTTTTGCAGTTTTTAAACATCGCAGACGGAATGGAAGTGGAATTATTGTATGCTCCATTTGAAATGGAAGAGATAGCAAAACGGCTCGAGGTTGATATCGAAGATATAATTGCCGCTTGTGAGGCGTTGGAGATCAAACTCCCCTTTGAAATGGAAACTAGACTTAATCTACACTGCCTTGCGGCCGTAGAAATTGTAATCAAAAAGTGGAAACGTGAAAAGGAGAAGGATAAAGAACCTGTAGTTGTAGAATGA
- a CDS encoding hypothetical protein (encoded by transcript BEWA_002930A) yields MARVTIELSYKPKNEEPTIYRSYTGNKTITVTRTTDPPGSAFTRYTHRDSRSRNQPFTLLEVKDNGSPIQGIPPAGHGGMPNVTSVSGYYWTGNTEKALIVGVTASAGGTTYYARISSSTGWIGQHQLSGEALETQLDNLNCLFNQAVTIDLTKGRYGAGRRYCCAYHINDQGRVSVESKTVSCTSHNTSSLTYYKHDIKAGGVRVAAIKFYDGSGHNTGRKRISAPELQFSIECPVIVYTFYCRGNGPALIYVENNGSSPVNKWFRKGTDGNTWEKVLDEVPDPESITDHNNYNELVNAIRSAGCRSYQPCPLPKPEPPPEVAKESSPSGQAGHQGDTSDLGPAGKPDGTPQATKGSPGSPSFWENPTNTIPTVLTGVGVVSGLVGFAGFKGYKLYQSFNGDPWVRQI; encoded by the coding sequence ATGGCAAGAGTAACCATTGAGCTCTCTTACAAGCCCAAAAATGAAGAACCTACTATTTATAGATCTTATACCGGAAATAAGACCATTACCGTCACAAGAACTACTGACCCTCCTGGATCTGCCTTTACCAGATATACCCATAGGGACAGCCGTAGTAGAAATCAACCATTCACCCTCTTAGAAGTTAAAGATAATGGTAGTCCCATTCAAGGAATTCCTCCTGCTGGACATGGTGGTATGCCTAATGTAACTTCCGTTTCTGGCTATTACTGGACTGGTAATACTGAGAAGGCACTCATAGTAGGAGTCACTGCTAGTGCTGGAGGAACTACCTATTATGCCAGGATTAGTAGTAGTACTGGTTGGATTGGACAACATCAACTCTCTGGTGAAGCCCTTGAGACTCAACTTGACAACCTTAACTGTTTGTTCAATCAAGCAGTTACTATAGATCTTACCAAAGGTAGATACGGGGCAGGAAGGCGGTATTGTTGTGCTTACCATATTAATGACCAAGGGAGGGTCTCCGTTGAATCCAAGACAGTTTCTTGCACATCCCACAATACAAGCTCTCTTAcatactacaaacatgatATTAAAGCTGGTGGAGTGAGGGTAGCAGCTATTAAGTTCTATGATGGTAGTGGTCATAATACAGgaagaaagagaataaGTGCTCCTGAATTACAATTTTCTATAGAATGTCCAGTTATCGTCTACACATTCTATTGTAGAGGGAATGGGCCTGCACTGATATATGTcgaaaataatggaagcTCTCCGGTTAATAAATGGTTCAGGAAAGGTACTGATGGTAATACATGGGAAAAAGTCTTGGATGAAGTTCCTGACCCAGAAAGCATCACAGACCATAACAACTATAACGAACTTGTGAATGCAATAAGGAGTGCTGGATGTAGAAGCTATCAACCATGTCCTCTTCCCAAACCTGAACCTCCTCCTGAAGTTGCTAAAGAATCTTCTCCTTCTGGTCAAGCTGGTCATCAAGGTGATACTTCTGATCTAGGACCTGCTGGTAAACCTGATGGTACTCCTCAAGCTACTAAAGGTTCTCCTGGAAGCCCTTCTTTTTGGGAAAATCCTACTAATACTATTCCTACTGTTCTGACTGGAGTTGGTGTTGTTTCTGGATTAGTCGGCTTCGCGGGATTTAAGGGTTATAAACTCTACCAAAGCTTTAatggagatccttgggttagacagatttga